The following nucleotide sequence is from Anabaena sphaerica FACHB-251.
GGATCATCATTGCGACGGGCAATACCACCCTTAGCCTGAGTTTTAATCAAATCTAATTTTTCTTGAGCAAATGCTGGTTCTCGCAATACCTCCGCAAACAACCCAAATACCGTTTCTAAATCTTCAGTCAAACTATCAAAACTAGCACTACCAGCAGCTTCGCTAATATTGGTTTCTACCGCAGCTGCCCGTTGTTCTAATATCTCATTTAATTGATCAGGCGAATGCTTGAGAGTTCCACCAGTCCGCATCAGTGAACCAACAACATCGGCTAACCCAACTTTATCTCCTGGTTCCCAACGGCTTCCGGTTCTGACAAGGGTCGTCCCACTTACCAAAGGTAGCTCATGATCCTCCATCAAATAGACAACCAAGCCGTTATCTAGTACAAAACGTTCATATTTAGGTAATTTAATCTCCGAAACAGGCGTAAACTGTAAATCGGTGTAATGCTTTGCTGCTGCTGTCGCTACCCAAGAAAAATTAAAAGTCAACAGACAAACCACAACCAAAGCGGATATAAACCGCCATCTTTTAGAAAATTTCAGTGAAAACTTCAAGTTTTTATTTTTGACCATCTTTGTATTTCCATCCTCTATTTTTTTTAGGGAACAGGGAACAGGGAACAGGGAACAGGGAACAGGGGGGGAGATGGGGAGATGGGGAGATGAGGAGATGGGGAGAAATATTTACCTTCTTCCCCCTGCCTCCTGCCTTCTGCCTCCTGCCTCCTGCCTTCTGCCTCTTGCCTCTTGCCTCTTGCCTTTTGCCTCTTGCCTTTTGCCTTTACCTGTTCCCTGTTCCCTGTTCCCTGTTCCCTGTTTTCGACAACAATTTACCAACAGTGCGATTTTCTGGGGTAAACGTTGCCTGTGCTACCCGTTGAATATCAGCAGGTGTCACAGATGCAATATCATCTAACTGTTTAAACAAATTCCGCCAAGAGCCAGTTTTGACTTCGTATTCCAACAATTGCTGCGCCATACCCATATTGGAATCGAGACTACGCAATAAACCCGCCCTGGCTTGGGTTTTCACACGCTGTAACTCTGTCTCGGATACAGGTTCAGTTTTCAATCTGGCAATTTCTTTACCGAGAGCGATCGCTAAATCATCAACTGTGTGTCCGGGAGCAGTGAGGGCATAAAATAACATTAAATTCGGGTATTTCTCACCGGGAAAACCACTAAGACCCTGAGCAGCCAAGGCTATGCGCTGTGTTTCTATCAAAGACTTATACAGTCGTGAAGTGCGTCCATTGCTCAATAAACTGCCGATGATGTCATAAACTGCATTATCAGGATCGGTAACACCCGGACGGTGATAACCTTCAAAATACCAAGGTTGAGAAGATAGTTCTAAAGTAACTTCCCTGGTTGCAGTTTGTTTTGGTTCTGGGGTAATTTTTGCCTGTGCTTTGGGTTTAGCTTGATAACGTCCAAAGTAAGTTTGTGCTAATCTTTTCACTTCATCAGGATTAACATCACCAACAACAGCGATGGTTAAATTGCTGGGGACATAGTAATTATCAAAGAACTGCTTGACATTTGCTGGTGTTAAGTTGCGGATATCTTCGTCATAACCTATCACTGGTCGTCTGTAGGGATGGACTGTGAAAGCAGTATCGTTGAATTTTTCCACCATTGAACCGACGGGAGAATTGTCAACCCGCATCCGTCGTTCTTCCAAAATTACATCTCTTTCTTTATAAAACTCTCGAAATACAGGTTCTAAAAATCGTTCCGACTCCAAAGACATCCACAGTTCCAACTTATTAGCAGGAAAACTGTAAAAATAACGGGTTGCTTCGCTGGAAGTAGTGGCGTTTAAACCTACACCTCCTGCTTGCTCCACAATTTGTCCTATTTCGTTTTGGTTAACTAGCTTCAAGGCTTGAGCTTCCACTGATTTAAACTCAGTTTCCAACTTTCCTAAGTCATCTTGTTTGTTGTTGGCTTTAGCACTTCTAATTTGGGCATCTAATTGTTCTAAGCGGTCTAGTAGTGGTTTTTCAGCTTTGTAGTCTGTTGTGCCAATGCGCTTTGTACCTTTAAAAGCCAAATGTTCTAAAAAGTGCGCTACACCTGTTTGTCCATCTGGTTCATCTATGCCCCCAACATCAGCATAGGTGACAAAGGAAACTACTGGCGCTTGATGTCGTTCTAAAACAATGAACTTCAGCCCATTATCGAGGCGAAATTCTGTTAACTGCTTCACCACCCGATCTAAATAAGGTTGAATTGAAGTTTGGCTGGGTTGCAGTGCTATAGCGGCTTGGGGAGTCAAACCCACAAAAAATATCAACACCACCAACGCAACTGACAACAGACGAGTGACGGAATGGGAAAAAGGCGATTGGAAATCGCTACTACACAAACGAAGTCCACCTACGTGGACTGGGGAAATATCTTCTGTTTTCAACCCACGCAGGTGGGTTTTGTCTGTGTAGCTGTGATTTACAATCGCTTTGTTTAACCTTAACCAATCCAAAATCCAAAATCCAAAATCCAAAATCGAATGTTTCATAGCAAAAATTAAAGTAAATTTACACTTCTTGAGAATTTGGTTAATTAGCAAACAGAGCGTTAATCTTGTATTAAGCTTTTTGGGCTTTTTGGATTTGATGTTAGACAATATTGCTACAATTCGTGTTCCTGTGATACAGCAATAACTACTTATGCGAGTTTTTAATTCTCCCCCACCCTCAGAAGCTCAAACGCGTGGACGCATTCTTCAAGCGGCACAGCGGTTATTTGCATCTCAGGGATTTGATGGTACTACAACCCGTGACTTAGCACAGGCCGCAGGGGTAGCTGAGGGTACACTCTTTCGTCATTTTGCCAATAAAAAAGCGATTTTGGTAGAGGTGGCGACTAGTGGCTGGGTGGATATTCTCACAGATTTGCTCACAGAATTGAGTGAAATGGGTAGTTATAAGGCTGTAGCCCAGGTAATGCGCCGCAGAATGTGGAATATGCACAAAAATGTCGAGATAATGCGGGTTTGTTTCATGGAAGTGCAGTTCCATCCAGATTTGCGCGATCGCATTCAAACAGAAGTCATTGATAAAATGACCGATGTCGCTGAAGCATTCTTTCAAACGGCAATGGATAAAGGAATCTATCGCCAGATGGATGCCAAACTTGTGGCTAAGGTGTTTTTAGGAATGTTTGCGATCGCAGGTTTTTCTGATAATACCCTCATGGAACCCAATGCGTCTCCCCAAGAAATGCAACAAATGGCCGAAGGACTGGCAGATATTTTCTTAAATGGTGTACTAGCTAAGGAGTAGGTACTGGGGACTGGGGACTGGGGACTGGGGGAGAAAATTAATAATTATGAATTACCAATTAC
It contains:
- a CDS encoding M16 family metallopeptidase, whose translation is MKHSILDFGFWILDWLRLNKAIVNHSYTDKTHLRGLKTEDISPVHVGGLRLCSSDFQSPFSHSVTRLLSVALVVLIFFVGLTPQAAIALQPSQTSIQPYLDRVVKQLTEFRLDNGLKFIVLERHQAPVVSFVTYADVGGIDEPDGQTGVAHFLEHLAFKGTKRIGTTDYKAEKPLLDRLEQLDAQIRSAKANNKQDDLGKLETEFKSVEAQALKLVNQNEIGQIVEQAGGVGLNATTSSEATRYFYSFPANKLELWMSLESERFLEPVFREFYKERDVILEERRMRVDNSPVGSMVEKFNDTAFTVHPYRRPVIGYDEDIRNLTPANVKQFFDNYYVPSNLTIAVVGDVNPDEVKRLAQTYFGRYQAKPKAQAKITPEPKQTATREVTLELSSQPWYFEGYHRPGVTDPDNAVYDIIGSLLSNGRTSRLYKSLIETQRIALAAQGLSGFPGEKYPNLMLFYALTAPGHTVDDLAIALGKEIARLKTEPVSETELQRVKTQARAGLLRSLDSNMGMAQQLLEYEVKTGSWRNLFKQLDDIASVTPADIQRVAQATFTPENRTVGKLLSKTGNREQGTGNR
- a CDS encoding TetR/AcrR family transcriptional regulator, which encodes MRVFNSPPPSEAQTRGRILQAAQRLFASQGFDGTTTRDLAQAAGVAEGTLFRHFANKKAILVEVATSGWVDILTDLLTELSEMGSYKAVAQVMRRRMWNMHKNVEIMRVCFMEVQFHPDLRDRIQTEVIDKMTDVAEAFFQTAMDKGIYRQMDAKLVAKVFLGMFAIAGFSDNTLMEPNASPQEMQQMAEGLADIFLNGVLAKE